The Novosphingobium sp. 9U genomic sequence GTTGGATGCGAACGCCAAGATCGTCCCTGCCGCCGCAGCCCCATGCGCCGGGTCGACCAAGGCGTCGCGGATGCCTTGCGCGATCCAGGCGATCACTCCGGTCAGTTGCAGCGCCTCGACCAGCACAAACAGCCCCGCGACGAGCGGCAGCACGCTCCACGAGATGCCCTTGAGCAGCGGCAGCGGCGGCGAGCGTGCGATCAGACACACCGCTAGCGTCGTGCTGAGTCCCGCGAAAGCGGTCGGCAACCCGAGCTCCCGATCGAGCGCGGACACCACCAACAGCAGGATGGCAGTTGTCACGATCCCGGCCAACGCGGCCTTGCCACCGGTGGTCAGCGGGGCACGCTCGACTTCGCTCTGGCAGGTGCCGGCAAGCCGGTCGCGCTCAATCCAGCGCAGCGCAAGGAAGGTCACGACGATCGACGCGACCGACGGCAATGCGAACGATGCCAACCATTGCCGCAGCGGTGGCATGTGCCCGCCGTAGAGCACGAGGTTGGCCGGGTTTGAGATCGGCAGCACGAAGCTGGCGGCATTCGCAATCAGCGCGCAGGCGAACAGCAGTGGCAGCGTACCCGCCTTTGCTTTCCTGGCAGCGGCATAGACTGCGGGCGTCAGCACCACCGCCGTCGCGTCGTTCGACAAGAAGGGCGTCGTCACGATCCCCGTTGCATAGACGAGCGCGAACAGCCTGGCGGTCGACCCTCGGGCATGGATCGCGGCGGTTGCGGCAACCCAGTCGAACAGTCCTTCCGCGCGCGCGACTTCGCTGAGCAGCATCATGCCGACCAGGAAAAGGTAGACGTCCAGCCCCTTGGCCACCGCGGCGCCGGCGGCAGCCAACGGCATAAGGCCGAGCAGGAGCAGGAGCAACGCACCGGCGACTGCCCAGATGGCTTCTGGCCAGCGGAACGGACGCGCGATCACGGCGGTGGTAGAGACGGCGCAGATGCCCCAAGTGGCGCCCGTGGCGGGGTTCATGCCGTACGCCGACCTGGGCGGCGCCAGGGATTGGACGTGGCTTGGGTCACTTGTGCGTTTCCGGCATGGCGATGAGGTATAGGATGAACCCCGCGGCGGCGATCCCTGCAAGCGTCAGGAAGCTGGCGGTATGCCCGGCCCACACGATGATCGCGCCGGCCAGTGTCGCCGACAGCGCCGCACCAAGCCCGAACACGCTGGAGAAGACACCCTGGCTCACGTTGAACCGCCCGCTGCCTTGGGTCAGGTCGGCAACGATCACCGGGAACAGGGCGCCGATGATGCCTGCGCCGATCCCATCCAGTGCCTGCACCCCGACCAACCACCATGGGTCGTTCGAAAAGGTGTAAAGCATGCCGCGCGCCGCAAGAAAGGCAAATGCGACGAGGAAGATCGGCTTGGTGCCCCAGCGCGCGGCGTTGCGCCCGACGACGATCGCGACCGGCACCATGACGAGTTGCGCTGCAACGATACAGGCCGCGGTCAGCAAGGTGGCCTGGTCCTTGCCAACGGTACGCCCAAGCAGCTGACTGACCGAAGTCAACATTGCGGCATTGGACAAGTGGAAAGTGAATGTCGTGAGCGCAAAGATCATCAGCGTGCGGTTCCCCAGCAGCGTCTTCCAGCCACTCGGCTCTTCGCATCCCTCCTCGGGTTCGCAGTCGAGCCCGCGTGCGACCGCATTGTCGATGGCGCTGTTGTCGATCTGCAGTGACACGAAGATGCTCGCGACCGTCAGCCCGGCCATGAGCCAGAAGACGACGACCGGCCCGAACTTCCAGGCCAGCACGCCCGCTAACCCGGCCGAAACCGCATTGCCGGCGTGATTGAAAGCTTCGTTGCGGCCGACTCGCTTGGCGAACATCTTCGGCCCAACCAGCCCCAAAGTGATGGCCGAGATAGCCGGCGCGAACAACGCGCCGGCCGCAGCGGCAATCGACTGGGTAATCGCCACCATGGTGAAGCCCGACACGATCGGCAGCGATAGGCTGCTCAGCGTCACGAGCATCGCGGCGAAGATTACGATGCGCGGCTTGTTCTTGGCGCGGCCCGGCGTTCCTGGTATCTTTGCGTTGGTAGATTAGTTATCTCGTACCAAGCGCCGGATGGGCACCGGCCGACAGTCAGCGGCCGCGTGACGTGGCAACGCGATCAAGTGCAAAGCTACCAGGGATCTAGTCACTACCAGGGATCTAGTCACAGGCATCGCATTGTCAGAGTGCAGGCAAAGCCCCAAACGGCGGTGGCGTACTCGGCAAGACCCCTGCTCGAGTGCGTATCGCTGCCATCATCGACCTCGCGAGAAGCCATCGATTGGTCGGCGATGGCAGCGTTTCGCAACCTGCCTTGTCAGCTTTGTCAGATTGAGTGCAGCAGCTGGTAAGCCAGGAAGGCTGGTGAATGCCGCGCGGTCACAAGCCAGCTAGCCCGCTTTAGTGCTTTAACCAATCGCCGAAGGTGATGCGGCTAATGGTGCTTATGTACCTGCGTTTTCGGCTCAACCCCTGGAACGTTGTCCATTCTTGCTGTTTGCACATTGGCAATGGCGCGAGCGGTGCGCGCGTCTGTCGTACTGCTCGCTGACGCGTTCACTGCTCGTGGTGGGCCGAAGGGGGGCGTGCTAGCAAGCCTCTACCCCTGCCGAGATCGTTGCAGTCATGGTAAAGCAGCCCGAGTTCGAAGTTCAGAAGCGTGCTGCAGCGAGTGCCGCGGTTGCTGAGATTACAGATGGCATGCTGATCGGCCTGGGGACGGGGAGCACGGCAGCATATGCGGTCTCCGAAGTCGCGCGCCGGGTTCGAGACGGTCTGGCGATCCGTGCAGTCGCGACATCGAAGGCGACAGCGCACGCGGCCATGTTGGCCGGCATTGAAGTCGTCGAACTCCAGGACTTCGATCGGATCGATCTCGCGATCGATGGCGTCGACGAGATCGACGGACAGCTACGCGCCATCAAAGGCGGTGGTGGCGCTATGCTGCAAGAGAAGATCGTGGCCGACGCCGCCGACCGGATGATTGCCATCGCCGATGCGTCGAAGCGCGTGCGACAAATCGGTGCACGGCCGGTTCCTGTGGAAGTGCTGCCGATGGCGCAAGCCCTGGCGCTGCGACGTGCAGGCGAACTCGGCGCGCGGGCCGTCTTGCGGTGCAAGGAAGCGCTGCCGTTTCGCACCGACCAAGGCAATCTGATCATCGACTGCCACTTCGCCGTGATTAATGATCCGGCCAATCTTGCCGACCGACTCGCCCGCATCCCTGGGGTGCTGGGCCATGGCTTGTTCCTCAGCGAGATCGACACGATCTATGTTGGGGTGGCCGGCGGTGTCGAGCGCTGCGACCGGCCGTAAATAAACTGCGGCGGGGCATATCGCACTGCGGCATCCTTCCCCGTCCTCCGTCGTTTCAGGCACAAACCGCCGAGGACTTCCATGACCGCTACGACCGCTTCGACCGACGCCGTCCACGAGGACGGCTCTCCGGATCGCCTCGCCATCGACACTATTCGCACTCTCGCCATGGATGCGGTGCAGAAGGCCAACTCGGGTCATCCAGGCACGCCCATGGCGCTGGCGCCCGTCGCGTACACGTTGTGGAAGGACTTCATCCGCTACGATCCGGCCGCACCCGACTGGCCCAACCGCGACCGCTTCGTGCTCTCCGTCGGCCACGCCTCGATGCTGCTCTACGCGGTGCTGCACCTCGCCAGCGTCGAGGAGATCGATGCTGACGGCAACAAGACCGGTGAGCCTGCCGTCAGCCTCAGCGACATCGAGCAGTTCCGCCAGCTGAGCTCGAAGACGCCAGGCCATCCCGAATACCGCATGACCACTGGTGTCGAGACGACCACCGGGCCGCTGGGCCAGGGTTGCGGCAACTCGGTCGGTATGGCGATTGCGGAGCGGGCGCTGGCTTCACGGTTCAACCGGGACGGCTTCGACTTGTTCGACCACGACGTCTACGTTCTGTGCGGCGACGGCGACATGATGGAAGGCGTCTCGGCCGAGGCAGCTTCGGTCGCCGGGCACCTGAAGCTGTCGAACTTGTGCTGGGTCTACGACAGCAACCACATCACTATCGAAGGCGGCACCGACATCGCCTTCACCGAAGACGTCGGCAAGCGCTTCGAGGCGTACGGATGGAACGTCATCCACGTCGACGACGCCAACGACACCGCCGCGTTCGGCAAGGCGATCGAGACATTCCGCGCCACCGACGACCGCCCGACCTTCATCGTCGTCCACTCGGTGATCGGCTGGGGCTCTCCCCGAGCCGGCAGCGAAAAGGCGCATGGCGAGGCGCTGGGCGAGGACAACGTGCGCGCAACCAAGAAGGCGTACGGCTGGCCCGAGGACAAGCAGTTCTACGTGCCCGATGGCGTCAAGGAGCACTTCACCCAAGCCGTAGCCGGGCGCGGCAAGCCGCTGCGCGAAGAATGGGAAGCGACGTTCGAGCGCTATCGCCAGAGCTTTCCTGAGCAGGCCGCCGAACTCGACCTGCTGCGCCGCGGCAAGCTGCCCGACGGCTGGCAGGCCGAGATCCCGACGTTCCCCGCCGATGCGAAGGGCCTCGCCTCGCGAGATAGCGGCGGGAAGGTGCTGAACGCCATCGCCCCGCACGTGCCCATGCTGATGGGCGGCGCCGCCGACCTCGCGCCGTCGACCAAGACCAACCTTACGTTCCAGGGCGCGGGCTCGTTCGAGCCGAACGACTACTCGGGCCGCAACTTCCACTTCGGCGTGCGCGAGCATGCGATGGGGTCGATCGCCAACGGCATGGCGCTGTCGTATTTGCGTTCTTACACCGGCACCTTCCTCGTCTTCGCCGACTACATGCGCGCGCCGATCCGCCTCGCCGCGATCATGGAGTTGCCGGTGGTCTTCGTGTTCACCCACGACTCTATCGGTGTCGGCGAGGACGGGCCCACTCACCAGCCGATCGAGCACTTAGCCACGCTGCGGGCGATCCCGGGGCTGGACACGATCCGGCCGGGCGATGCCAACGAAGTCGCCGCCGCGTGGAAGGTCGCGCTCAGCCATACCCACGAGCCGACCGCACTGATCTTCTCGCGCCAGGCGATCGCCACTCTGGACCGCGAGAAGTACGCCTCCGCTGATGGCTTGGAGAAGGGCGGCTACGTCCTGGGCGATTGCGAGGGCACGCCCGAGATCATCCTGATCGGCACCGGTAGCGAACTGCCGATGGTGGTCGCCGCGCACGAGAAATTGACGGCAGAAGGTGTCAAATCGCGCGTCGTCTCGCTGCCGAGTTGGTACTTGTTTGAAAAGCAGGACAAGGCCTACCATGAAGTGGTGTTCCCCAACGCAGTACGCGCGCGCCTGGCGGTCGAGCAGGCCGGCTCGATGGGCTGGGATCGCTACGTCGGGCATGACGGCGGCACGATCACCATGAGCACCTTCGGCGCGTCCGCCCCGCTCGCCAAGCTTCAGGAAAAGTTCGGCTTCACCGTCGACAACATCTGCGCCGTCGCGCGCAAGCTCATCGAGAACAACGCATGACCAGCCGTCTCAAGCAGCTATCGGATCTCGGCCAGGCGCCGTGGCTCGACTTCGTCGATCGCAAGTTCCTGGCCGATGGTGGCCTGAGGAAGCTGATCGCGGAGGACGGCGCCACCGGCGTCACTTCCAACCCGTCGATCTTCGAAAAGGCGATGGGGCATGGCGAAGCCTATGACGCGGGCTTCACCGAGTTCCTCGGCAAGGCGGATGCCTCGGTCGCGAACACTTACGAGCATGAGGCGATTGCCGACATCAAGGCGGCGGCCGCCGACTTGCGGCCGGTCTACGACCGGCTGGACGGGCGCGACGGCTACGTCAGCCTTGAAGTCTCACCCTATCTGGCCAACGGCACGCAGGAGACGGTCGAGGAAGCGCGCCGCCTGTGGCAAGCGGTCGCCGAGCCGAACCTGATGGTCAAGGTGCCGGGCACCGAGGCTGGCGTCCCGGCGATCCGCACGCTGATCGAGGACGGGCTGAACATCAACGTCACGCTGCTGTTTTCGCTTCACGCCTATCAGCAAGTCGCCGAGGCTTACGTCGCCGGGCTCGAGGCGCGGGTGAAGAAGGGCGAGCCGATCGACCGCATCGCCAGCGTGGCGAGCTTCTTCGTCAGCCGCATAGATGCCGAGATCGACAAGGCCATCGACAAGCGGGTCGCAGCCGGAGACGCCGAGAGCGAGGCGCTGAAGGCCGTGCGCGGCAAGGTCGCCATCGCCAACGCCAAGCTCGCCTACGTCTGGTACCAGGAGCTGATCGCGTCCGATCGCTGGCAGGCGCTCGCGGCCAAAGGCGCGATGCCGCAGCGGCTGCTCTGGGCCTCTACTGGCGTCAAGGACCCAAACTATCCCGACACGCTCTACATCGACACGTTGATCGGGCCCGACACGGTCAACACGATGCCGCCCAAGACCATGGACGCCTTTCGCGACCATGGCACCGTGCACCAGACCCTGACCGAGAACATCGACGAGGCGCGGCATGTGCTGGACGAGGCCGAGCGCCTCGGCCTCAAGCTGGGGGATGTCACCACCGGGCTGGTCAAGGCGGGTGTCACGCTGTTCGCCGATGCCGCTGATACGCTGCTCGGGGCCGTCGCTGAAAAGCGCGCGACGTTCCTCGGCGAGCGGCTGAACGGCATGGGCGCCACTCTGCCCCAAGCTTTGCAGGACGCTGTCGACAAGCGGCTGGAGCAGGCGCGAGCCGAGGCGTGGTCGCGCCGATTGGCGCAGGGCGACGCTTCGCTGTGGACCGGCAAGGACGAGGGCAAGTGGCTGGGCTGGATCGCTGCTGCCAAGGGCGAGCAGGTCGATCCCGCAGCGCTGAAGACGCTTGCCGGCGAGGCGCGCAAGTTCAAGGATGCGGTGCTGCTCGGCATGGGAGGCTCCAGCCTAGGACCCGAAGTGATCGCGCTGATCCTCGGCTCGGAGGAGGGTGGCCCCAAGCTGCACGTGCTCGATACCACCGATCCGGGCCAGATTGGTACCGTGCTTGCCGCGATCGATCCCACGGAGACGCTGTTCATCGTCTCGTCGAAGTCCGGCTCGACCCTGGAGCCCGA encodes the following:
- a CDS encoding arsenic transporter, whose translation is MNPATGATWGICAVSTTAVIARPFRWPEAIWAVAGALLLLLLGLMPLAAAGAAVAKGLDVYLFLVGMMLLSEVARAEGLFDWVAATAAIHARGSTARLFALVYATGIVTTPFLSNDATAVVLTPAVYAAARKAKAGTLPLLFACALIANAASFVLPISNPANLVLYGGHMPPLRQWLASFALPSVASIVVTFLALRWIERDRLAGTCQSEVERAPLTTGGKAALAGIVTTAILLLVVSALDRELGLPTAFAGLSTTLAVCLIARSPPLPLLKGISWSVLPLVAGLFVLVEALQLTGVIAWIAQGIRDALVDPAHGAAAAGTILAFASNLVNNLPAGLVASTAVTQAQPPQLVVDGLLIGVDLGPNLSITGSLATILWLQAIRREGEDVGFWRFLRVGAVTMPLALTAALTARLLIG
- a CDS encoding MFS transporter; this translates as MLVTLSSLSLPIVSGFTMVAITQSIAAAAGALFAPAISAITLGLVGPKMFAKRVGRNEAFNHAGNAVSAGLAGVLAWKFGPVVVFWLMAGLTVASIFVSLQIDNSAIDNAVARGLDCEPEEGCEEPSGWKTLLGNRTLMIFALTTFTFHLSNAAMLTSVSQLLGRTVGKDQATLLTAACIVAAQLVMVPVAIVVGRNAARWGTKPIFLVAFAFLAARGMLYTFSNDPWWLVGVQALDGIGAGIIGALFPVIVADLTQGSGRFNVSQGVFSSVFGLGAALSATLAGAIIVWAGHTASFLTLAGIAAAGFILYLIAMPETHK
- the rpiA gene encoding ribose-5-phosphate isomerase RpiA, which encodes MVKQPEFEVQKRAAASAAVAEITDGMLIGLGTGSTAAYAVSEVARRVRDGLAIRAVATSKATAHAAMLAGIEVVELQDFDRIDLAIDGVDEIDGQLRAIKGGGGAMLQEKIVADAADRMIAIADASKRVRQIGARPVPVEVLPMAQALALRRAGELGARAVLRCKEALPFRTDQGNLIIDCHFAVINDPANLADRLARIPGVLGHGLFLSEIDTIYVGVAGGVERCDRP
- the tkt gene encoding transketolase codes for the protein MTATTASTDAVHEDGSPDRLAIDTIRTLAMDAVQKANSGHPGTPMALAPVAYTLWKDFIRYDPAAPDWPNRDRFVLSVGHASMLLYAVLHLASVEEIDADGNKTGEPAVSLSDIEQFRQLSSKTPGHPEYRMTTGVETTTGPLGQGCGNSVGMAIAERALASRFNRDGFDLFDHDVYVLCGDGDMMEGVSAEAASVAGHLKLSNLCWVYDSNHITIEGGTDIAFTEDVGKRFEAYGWNVIHVDDANDTAAFGKAIETFRATDDRPTFIVVHSVIGWGSPRAGSEKAHGEALGEDNVRATKKAYGWPEDKQFYVPDGVKEHFTQAVAGRGKPLREEWEATFERYRQSFPEQAAELDLLRRGKLPDGWQAEIPTFPADAKGLASRDSGGKVLNAIAPHVPMLMGGAADLAPSTKTNLTFQGAGSFEPNDYSGRNFHFGVREHAMGSIANGMALSYLRSYTGTFLVFADYMRAPIRLAAIMELPVVFVFTHDSIGVGEDGPTHQPIEHLATLRAIPGLDTIRPGDANEVAAAWKVALSHTHEPTALIFSRQAIATLDREKYASADGLEKGGYVLGDCEGTPEIILIGTGSELPMVVAAHEKLTAEGVKSRVVSLPSWYLFEKQDKAYHEVVFPNAVRARLAVEQAGSMGWDRYVGHDGGTITMSTFGASAPLAKLQEKFGFTVDNICAVARKLIENNA
- a CDS encoding bifunctional transaldolase/phosoglucose isomerase, giving the protein MTSRLKQLSDLGQAPWLDFVDRKFLADGGLRKLIAEDGATGVTSNPSIFEKAMGHGEAYDAGFTEFLGKADASVANTYEHEAIADIKAAAADLRPVYDRLDGRDGYVSLEVSPYLANGTQETVEEARRLWQAVAEPNLMVKVPGTEAGVPAIRTLIEDGLNINVTLLFSLHAYQQVAEAYVAGLEARVKKGEPIDRIASVASFFVSRIDAEIDKAIDKRVAAGDAESEALKAVRGKVAIANAKLAYVWYQELIASDRWQALAAKGAMPQRLLWASTGVKDPNYPDTLYIDTLIGPDTVNTMPPKTMDAFRDHGTVHQTLTENIDEARHVLDEAERLGLKLGDVTTGLVKAGVTLFADAADTLLGAVAEKRATFLGERLNGMGATLPQALQDAVDKRLEQARAEAWSRRLAQGDASLWTGKDEGKWLGWIAAAKGEQVDPAALKTLAGEARKFKDAVLLGMGGSSLGPEVIALILGSEEGGPKLHVLDTTDPGQIGTVLAAIDPTETLFIVSSKSGSTLEPELLRAFFWDKSGGQGSHFVAVTDPGSKLEATARQDGFAHVFPGDPAIGGRYSVLSAFGMVPAAAMGIDVPAFYESVAPMVFSCGADAPPAHNPGVKLGVIIGEAAVSGRDKLTILPSKSLVPFGAWLEQLLAESTGKQGKGIVPVDLEPLGKPESYGQDRLFVHFHLEGDEDVELEAGLKALTDAGQPLVTIKVAKPELIGQEFYRWEVATAIAGAVIGIDPFDQPDVEDAKVATRKLVDAYEASGTLEPETAAAETDDFAVFVAKGESASGNAADLLRRHFANLSTGHYSGFLAYIERDEEDAAAIAAMRTAVRDAKKVATVAGFGPRFLHSTGQAYKGGPATGAFLTITRDPDPDLAVPGREASFGTVQIAQARGDTDVLASRGQRVLRVHLKQGGAGLAALQAAVLAAVQN